The genomic interval ATGACGCCATACAGCTCTTGCGGCGGGTATGCCGGCTCCACGCTTTCGCGGGTCGCGCCCTGCACCAGTTTGGTGCGGTTCAGGTTCGAGACGATGGTACGGGCCAGCGACAGCGCGTGCAGGTCGTTCTGGGCCAGGTGGTCGACCACGCCGGACAGGCGGGTGTGGACGTCGCCGCCGCCCAGGTCTTCGGCGCTGACGACTTCGCCGGTCGCCGCTTTCACCAAGGGAGGGCCGCCGAGGAAAATCGTGCCTTGCTCCTTGACGATGATCGACTCGTCGCTCATGGCGGGAACATAGGCGCCGCCGGCCGTGCAGGAACCCATGACGACGGCGATCTGCGGGATGCCTTTTGCCGAGAGATTGGCCTGGTTATAGAAAATGCGGCCGAAATGGTCGCGGTCCGGGAAGACGTCATCCTGGTTCGGCAGGTTGGCGCCGCCCGAGTCGACGAGATAAATGCAGGGCAGGTTGTTCTGCTCGGCGATTTCCTGGGCACGCAGGTGTTTTTTGACCGTCATCGGGTAATAGGTGCCGCCCTTGACGGTGGCGTCGTTACAGACGATCACGCATTCCTGGCCGGCGACGCGGCCGATGCCGGTGATGATGCCGGCCGCTGGCGCCGCATTGTCGTACATGTCGTAGGCGGCCAGCTGCGAAAACTCGAGGAAGGGCGTACCCGGATCGAGCAGCATCTGCACGCGGTCGCGCGGCAGCAGCTTGCCGCGGGCGACGTGCTTGGCGCGCGCCGCTTCGCCGCCGCCTTCGGCGATTGCCGCCACTTTCGCACGTAGATCGTCGACGATGGCCTGCATGGCCGTCGCGTTCGCTTTGAAGTCTTCACTGCGCGGGTTGAGTTTGCTCTCGATGTGGGGCATTGCCGTCCTCTGTGTATGCGTACTCGGGTCTTGCTCGGGTTTTTATTCGGGGAAAGTGCCGTCCAGATAAAACCAGCGCGGCGTACCGCCGAGAATCGGATCGGCTTCGCGCAGGAAGCGGCTTACTTCGTGCAGCCGGTGGGCACGACCACCCACTTTGAAGCGGGCGACAAATTCCACCGTAGCCCGATCGCTGTCTCGATCGCTATCTGGATGATCCGGCAATTCTGCTTTACGTTGACGTAAACGTAAAGCAGATTTTATCTCAAGGCCGAGCCAGCGCAGCTTCTCGTCCTGATCGAGGATCGCGTCTTGCGGCCTGGTGCTCGGGTGCCAGGTGGCGCGCAGGTAGGCTTCGTTGCGCTGGGTATAGGCGGTATAGCGCGAGCGCATCAGCGCTTCGGCCGTGGGCGGCAGCGCCGTGCCTGCGATATAGGGACCGCAGCAGGCGGCAAGCGAGGCGCCGCCGCAAGGGCAGGCGCCGGAGGTCTGTGGTGTCGGCATGACGCGCGCAGGAACAGCTGCAGCGTATGGGCGGCGTCGAGGTTGTCGTCCACCAGCAGCACCTTCAGCGGTTTGACGGCGGCGCCGTGGCCCGAGGTTTGCGCCACGATCAAAGGCAGTTCCTGGGTGTGGCGCGGCAGGCGCACGGTGAAGGTGCTGCCCTTGCCCAGGCCCGGACTGGTCGCCTCTACCTTACCGCCGTGCAGTTCGACCAGGCTCTTGGCCAGCGCCAGGCCCAGGCCCAGTCCGCCCTGCGAGCGGTCGGGGGTGCGCTCGGCCTGGGTGAACAGGTCGAACACATGGGGCAGCAGGCTGGCATCGATGCCGATGCCGTTGTCCTGGATGCGGATGTGCACGAACTTGTCGTCGCGTTCGACCGTCAGCACGATGCGCCCGCCGCGCGGCGTGTACTTGGCCGCATTGTTGAGCAGGTTGGCCACTACCTGCACGAGGCGGTTCGGGTCGCCCATCACCTCCACGCCGGCATCGGCGGGCGCGATCACGAGGGCGTGTTCGCGCGCCTCGACCAGGGGGCGCGACTGCTCGACGGCGCTGTGCACGATGGCCGCGATGTCGACAGGAACGTTTTCCAGCTGGATCAGGCCACGGGTGACGCGCGAAATGTCGAGCAGGTCGTCGACCAGCGAGGTCATGTGTTTCACCTGCCGGCTGATGACTTCGCTGGAGCGGCGCACCCGGTCCTCGCTGGCGATGCCGATCTTCAGCAGTTCGGCGGCCGAGGCGATCGGCGCCAGCGGGTTGCGCAGTTCGTGGGCCAGCATGGCGAGGAATTCGTCCTTGCGCAGGTCCTGTTCTTTCAACGAACTGTAGAGGCGCGCGTTTTCGAAACCGTTCGCGGCGATCGAGGCCAGTTGCACCAGGATCGCTTCGTCCTGTTCGGTGAACTCGCCCTCGATCTTGTCCGATGCCTGGATCAGGCCGATATTTTTCCCCGTGCGGTCGATCAGCGGCACGGCCAGCCAGCCGCGCATGGCGGGGTGCTCGCCGGCATGGGCACCGAAGCCGCGCCAGGCCGGATGGGCTTCCAGTTCCTGCTGGGTCAGGCGCATGGCGCGGTTGGTGCGGCAGACCTCGGCATAGATGCCGGTGCCCTCGGTCGGCGCCCGATAGCCGCGGTAACTTGCATACTTGTCGGACAGCGAGACCGCGTTGATTGCCTGCGTCCGGTTGTCGCCCTCGGTCAGCGAGACCACCGCCTGGTGCACGCGCAGGATGGCGCGCACTTCCTCGACGAGGCCGTCGGCAATTTCCGTGCTCGACAGGGCGCTGCCCAGGGTGCGCGAGGCTTGCGCCACCTTGGCCAGCAGGGCCGAATGGTGCTGCTCGCGGCCAAGCCGCTCGGCCAGCTCGGCCTGGGCCATGACCATCTCGTGGATGTCCTTGTTGGCACCGATCCATTCGCGCACGCTGCCGTCGGTGTCGATGATCGGGATGCCCTTCACGGCGGTCCAGCGGTAGCTGCCGTCGGGCTGGCGCAGGCGGTATTCGGTCTCGAAGACGTCGCGCCGCGCGACGCAGTGGAGCCAGATGCGGCGGGTCTGTTCACGGTCGTCCGGATGCAGCGCGTCCAGCCAGCCGTACTCTTTCCACTCGTCGTAGGTCTGGCCGGTAAGGGCCCGCCACGTGGGCGAATCCTCGAGCACGCGGCCGTCCGCGGTAGTGGTCCAGACGGTCTGGGAAGTGGCCATCACGAGCGAGCGGAAACGCTCTTCGCGGATGCGCAGCGCCTGCTCGGCCTTG from Massilia sp. Se16.2.3 carries:
- a CDS encoding YchJ family protein translates to MPTPQTSGACPCGGASLAACCGPYIAGTALPPTAEALMRSRYTAYTQRNEAYLRATWHPSTRPQDAILDQDEKLRWLGLEIKSALRLRQRKAELPDHPDSDRDSDRATVEFVARFKVGGRAHRLHEVSRFLREADPILGGTPRWFYLDGTFPE
- a CDS encoding ATP-binding protein, yielding MSLDLPLPPSGLDQQPSSDTRFRELFEQAPTSFQILAPDGRTLRVNRAWEELWQIPRDSALWHLVHSADYNVLTDPQLLDNGVADYLKRAMAGESVVIPANHYDVVALGGSGRARWVTARAHPIKDSAGRILEVLLMHEDITDRVKAEQALRIREERFRSLVMATSQTVWTTTADGRVLEDSPTWRALTGQTYDEWKEYGWLDALHPDDREQTRRIWLHCVARRDVFETEYRLRQPDGSYRWTAVKGIPIIDTDGSVREWIGANKDIHEMVMAQAELAERLGREQHHSALLAKVAQASRTLGSALSSTEIADGLVEEVRAILRVHQAVVSLTEGDNRTQAINAVSLSDKYASYRGYRAPTEGTGIYAEVCRTNRAMRLTQQELEAHPAWRGFGAHAGEHPAMRGWLAVPLIDRTGKNIGLIQASDKIEGEFTEQDEAILVQLASIAANGFENARLYSSLKEQDLRKDEFLAMLAHELRNPLAPIASAAELLKIGIASEDRVRRSSEVISRQVKHMTSLVDDLLDISRVTRGLIQLENVPVDIAAIVHSAVEQSRPLVEAREHALVIAPADAGVEVMGDPNRLVQVVANLLNNAAKYTPRGGRIVLTVERDDKFVHIRIQDNGIGIDASLLPHVFDLFTQAERTPDRSQGGLGLGLALAKSLVELHGGKVEATSPGLGKGSTFTVRLPRHTQELPLIVAQTSGHGAAVKPLKVLLVDDNLDAAHTLQLFLRASCRHHRPPAPALAAAPRLPPAAVPISQARRCRPRPKR
- a CDS encoding carboxyl transferase domain-containing protein: MPHIESKLNPRSEDFKANATAMQAIVDDLRAKVAAIAEGGGEAARAKHVARGKLLPRDRVQMLLDPGTPFLEFSQLAAYDMYDNAAPAAGIITGIGRVAGQECVIVCNDATVKGGTYYPMTVKKHLRAQEIAEQNNLPCIYLVDSGGANLPNQDDVFPDRDHFGRIFYNQANLSAKGIPQIAVVMGSCTAGGAYVPAMSDESIIVKEQGTIFLGGPPLVKAATGEVVSAEDLGGGDVHTRLSGVVDHLAQNDLHALSLARTIVSNLNRTKLVQGATRESVEPAYPPQELYGVIPVDTRKPFDVREVIARVVDGSEFDEFKARYGTTLVCGFAHIYGVKVGIIANNGILFSESALKGTHFIELCCQRKIPLVFLQNITGFMVGRKYENEGIARNGAKMVTAVATASVPKFTVIIGGSFGAGNYGMCGRAFSPRFLWMWPNARISVMGGDQAASVLATVKRDGIEGKGGQWSAEEEAAFKQPIKEQYEHQGHPYYASARLWDDGVIDPADTRMVLGLGLSAALNAPIEETKFGVFRM